Sequence from the Cuniculiplasma divulgatum genome:
TACAAAGTATCCTGATGATTCCATCATGACTCTTTCCGGTGGTGGTACAAGCCTTCTTACAGTCTCATGTGATATGATTGTATTTCCTATTATGCGGAACAGATCTGCAGCCTTCCTGAGTGATGTCTTGACCCTTGATCTCATGCTTTTATCACGGATATCATGGGGGAAATGCTTTCCATAGCCGTAATTGGGTGGCCTTGCCACAAATGAATATCTGCAGTCAGTGCAGGTATACTTCTGCATCCTGAACACTGTGCCGTTTTCCATGGTCCTGGAACATGTTCCGTTCCTGACCACATTCTTTGATCGGCACTGAGGGCATTTGGGATTCATGAAGCTGATAAGATCATTCTCCTTCAACTCAAGGTCCATGAGGGGAGTATTGTTCAGGATGAATACAGGTGAAGAATCAATAAAAGTGAAGTTGTCAAGTGATGTTGAAACTCTCCTGAACTCAGTGTATGGCGCTTTCCGCAGCCGCATGTAATGGAATGATTCCATGATATTTCATGTTTTCGGTCAGGCATAATGAATTGAGGAGAAATCAACTAATTTTTGACAATGTCCTTTTTACAGGCTATGGAGCCGCACTGTTCTATGCCGAGGAGGGGGTACAATCTAGAAAGAACATGTGGAAGGCAGTTTATATCGGGCTCACTATTTCGGCCTTTATCATAGCACTTGCTGCTTATTCAGAAGTCGCATCTGTTCCAATTTCTGATCTTGCTACAGTCGGAGGTTCGTCAATTCCTCAACTTGCAACTTGGATTTATTTCATACCGGCTAAGGCATTACTAATCCTGAATATGATCATACTGGTGGTTTCTTTAATAGCTTTTGGTGCAGGTGGAGGGTCACAGGCAAGACTTATGTGGGCTATGACTAGAGACAATTTCATTAAAAGCAAGTGGTTGAACACGATTCATGATACTAGGAAAACCCCATCTAACGCTGCGTCTTTTGATGGATTACTTGCTGGTTTAACAGTCTTTCTGGTTGCTGTTTTAATGGTTCATTTTTATGGATACAACGCAAACACTGTTGCAGATTGCTTTTTTGTAGCTGGGACGGCTTCCACAATATTGTGGTATTTTCATCATTTCGTGCCTGAATTTGGACTTTTTACATTTCTTGGAAAGCACAAGGAGATTAAATTCTCCAAAGCGCGCCGTTATACGTCAGGGCTGATAATCCCAATAGCAGGCGGTGCTTTGTTTGTATACACATTCTATCTAGGAATAATCAGCGATCTGGTCGAACCATACTTGGCGTTCGTTATAGTTGCACTTTTGATCATAGTTGTTATTATTGGGTATACAATATATAAATATCATAAGGGTGAACTTGGTGAAAGCACAGTAAACTATATGGTAGCCGAAACTGGAAACACAGAATATATTGTAAAGAAACAATAAAATCAGGCATTGAATTGCCTGTTTTTACATTTAATTTTCTAATACAATTAGAGTACTTGCCTACATTCGAACTCCATCTCTACGTTAAGGCTGAACACGTAAAGATCTTTGTTTTGAACGCAAAATATTTTAAAAAATGTATAGTAATAGTACATGGTTCTCCCGAGTGAAGTTCTGAATAAGATTCTCCTTCTGTATGAGAATTCCCTAACACACAACAAACAAGGTATTTGGCCAGGCTTAAGATTAGAAAGTCATTTAGAATGTGAGGTCCCCGCCTGGGTCACACAAAATCAACATGTGTCCATAAAAATTAATCTGAAATGCAGCCGATTCCTCACACAACCAGCCCTTGCCGAGAAGAATGCCGCACCATACCTAAAACAGGAAGTAGA
This genomic interval carries:
- a CDS encoding APC family permease — translated: MFSVRHNELRRNQLIFDNVLFTGYGAALFYAEEGVQSRKNMWKAVYIGLTISAFIIALAAYSEVASVPISDLATVGGSSIPQLATWIYFIPAKALLILNMIILVVSLIAFGAGGGSQARLMWAMTRDNFIKSKWLNTIHDTRKTPSNAASFDGLLAGLTVFLVAVLMVHFYGYNANTVADCFFVAGTASTILWYFHHFVPEFGLFTFLGKHKEIKFSKARRYTSGLIIPIAGGALFVYTFYLGIISDLVEPYLAFVIVALLIIVVIIGYTIYKYHKGELGESTVNYMVAETGNTEYIVKKQ